A genomic segment from Desulfonatronum lacustre DSM 10312 encodes:
- a CDS encoding efflux RND transporter permease subunit — MTPSASPSHQPTRPPGLVPALVAPFLSSHLAGVFLVLALALGVAALLVTPREEEPQIVVPMADVIVQAPGAGPEEVEKLVATPLEKLLWQIDGVEYVYSVSRRDQAVVTVRFFVGEDRERSLVKLHNKIAMHEDQVPPLVTDWLIRPVEIDDVPVLTLTLYSPTRSDFELRRIGEELLSRLSEVPDVSRAVIVGGRHREIRVEPDPSRMAGHGVTFADLERVLIAADTALSAGSLLRGNRELNVLGDGRFTSAADVAGVVVGVYQDRNQARPVHLRDVARVLDGPCEPTGYTRIRFGDTQARNLPEGGRGGRGQGHGGHSLEMPAVTLALAKQRGANAVAVTRGILDAAQTLRPLVLPEDVHLEVTRDYGQTAQNKVNDLLWSLVFAVSTVVIVLALTMGWRAALVVAVAIPVSFSLALFSSHLLGYTINRVTLFALILSLGLVVDDPITNVDNIRRHMRLNHPGPAWATLSAVAEVFVPVIMSTLAIIACFLPLFFITGMMGPYMAPMAANVPLTVIFSTICALTIVPWLCHLLLRRKMRPAANPPPAPAADANATNATGVPDWVLRAYRTVVGPFLDHRVLRVALVGVVLALLVLAASLAALRLVPLKMLPFDNRDEFQVVVDMPEGTPLETTDAVLRDMAAYLAGLPEAVSVLSFAGMASPMDFNGMVRRYYAREGGHLGDIRINLTPKGERRRQSHEIVLSVRNDLEHIARQWSATIQIVEIPPGPPVMATLVAEIYGGPEQPYGRLFQGAEHVRDMMEAKEFVVDVDDSRVAARPRLTFVPDREKAGLHGLSARDLLHALRMAAAGTTPATIQSPHERQTLPVRVILPRELRVSPADLEALHVRGADGSMLPLGELGQFVREMEEQPILHKNLRRVVYVTAETAGLPPAEAVLDLQAKLRASPPPQGIDVVWTGEGEWKITVDVFRDLGLAFGAAMVGIYLLLVVQTASLALPLLIMTAIPLTLMGIMPGFWLLNLLTGREVDGFADPVFFTATAMIGMIALGGIVIRNSLVLIDFIRAAVERGQDFRDAVLQSGAIRLQPIVLTALTTALGVWPITLDPVFSGLAWALIFGLIASTVFTLVLIPVAYYVLFRNRS; from the coding sequence ATGACGCCTTCCGCCTCTCCTTCCCACCAGCCCACCCGCCCTCCTGGGCTCGTCCCGGCCCTGGTGGCCCCGTTTCTCTCCTCGCATCTGGCCGGGGTGTTTCTGGTTCTGGCCCTGGCCCTGGGGGTCGCGGCCCTGCTGGTCACGCCCCGGGAGGAAGAGCCCCAGATCGTGGTGCCCATGGCCGACGTCATCGTCCAGGCTCCGGGGGCAGGACCGGAAGAGGTGGAAAAACTGGTGGCCACGCCGCTGGAAAAGCTGCTCTGGCAGATTGACGGGGTGGAGTACGTTTATTCCGTGTCCCGGAGGGACCAAGCCGTGGTCACGGTCCGTTTTTTCGTGGGCGAGGACCGGGAGCGCTCCCTGGTCAAGCTGCACAACAAGATCGCCATGCACGAGGATCAGGTCCCGCCGCTGGTGACCGACTGGCTGATCCGGCCCGTGGAAATCGACGACGTGCCCGTGCTCACCCTGACCCTGTACTCCCCGACCCGGTCCGATTTCGAGCTGCGCCGGATCGGGGAGGAATTGCTGTCCCGCTTGTCCGAGGTTCCGGACGTGTCCCGGGCCGTCATCGTCGGGGGCCGACACCGGGAAATCCGGGTGGAGCCGGACCCGTCGCGCATGGCCGGGCACGGGGTGACGTTCGCCGACCTGGAGCGCGTGCTGATCGCGGCGGACACGGCGCTCAGCGCCGGATCCCTGCTCCGGGGCAACCGGGAACTGAACGTGTTGGGGGACGGACGGTTCACCTCCGCGGCGGACGTGGCCGGGGTGGTGGTGGGCGTGTACCAGGACCGCAATCAGGCCCGACCGGTGCACCTCCGGGACGTGGCCCGGGTTCTGGACGGCCCCTGCGAGCCGACCGGCTATACCCGCATCCGCTTCGGCGATACGCAAGCCCGGAACCTGCCCGAGGGTGGACGGGGCGGACGGGGCCAGGGTCACGGCGGACATTCCCTGGAAATGCCCGCCGTGACCCTGGCCCTGGCCAAACAGCGCGGGGCCAACGCCGTGGCCGTGACCCGGGGCATCCTGGATGCGGCCCAGACCCTGCGCCCCCTTGTGCTGCCCGAGGACGTGCATCTGGAAGTCACCCGGGACTACGGTCAAACCGCCCAGAACAAGGTCAATGATCTGCTCTGGTCCCTGGTCTTCGCCGTGTCCACGGTGGTGATCGTGCTGGCCCTGACCATGGGCTGGCGGGCCGCCCTGGTGGTGGCCGTGGCCATTCCGGTCAGTTTTTCACTGGCCCTGTTCAGCAGCCATCTGCTGGGCTACACCATCAACCGGGTGACCCTCTTCGCCCTGATCCTTTCCCTGGGTCTGGTGGTGGACGACCCGATCACCAACGTGGACAACATCCGCCGGCACATGCGCCTGAACCACCCCGGCCCGGCCTGGGCCACGCTCAGTGCCGTGGCCGAGGTCTTCGTGCCGGTGATCATGTCCACCCTGGCCATCATCGCCTGCTTCCTGCCGCTGTTCTTCATCACCGGGATGATGGGCCCGTACATGGCCCCCATGGCCGCCAACGTGCCCCTGACCGTGATCTTCTCCACGATCTGCGCCCTGACCATCGTCCCCTGGCTCTGCCACCTGCTGCTGCGCCGTAAAATGCGACCCGCCGCCAATCCTCCTCCCGCCCCGGCCGCCGATGCCAACGCTACAAACGCTACCGGGGTGCCGGACTGGGTCCTGCGCGCCTACCGCACCGTGGTCGGCCCGTTTCTGGACCATCGCGTCCTGCGCGTGGCCCTGGTCGGCGTGGTCCTGGCCCTGCTGGTCCTGGCCGCGTCCCTTGCCGCGCTGCGCCTGGTGCCCCTGAAAATGCTGCCCTTTGACAACCGCGACGAGTTCCAGGTGGTGGTGGACATGCCCGAGGGCACGCCCCTGGAAACCACGGACGCGGTGCTCCGGGACATGGCCGCCTACCTGGCCGGACTGCCCGAAGCCGTGAGCGTGCTCAGCTTCGCCGGCATGGCCTCGCCCATGGACTTCAACGGGATGGTCCGCCGCTACTATGCCCGGGAGGGCGGCCACCTGGGCGACATCCGGATCAATCTGACGCCCAAAGGCGAACGCCGCCGCCAAAGCCACGAGATCGTCCTCTCCGTGCGCAACGACCTGGAACACATCGCCAGGCAGTGGTCGGCCACCATCCAGATCGTGGAAATCCCTCCCGGCCCGCCGGTCATGGCCACCCTGGTAGCGGAAATCTACGGCGGCCCGGAACAGCCCTACGGGCGTCTGTTCCAAGGCGCGGAGCATGTCCGGGACATGATGGAGGCCAAGGAGTTCGTGGTGGATGTGGACGACAGCCGCGTCGCTGCCCGCCCCAGGCTGACCTTCGTCCCGGACAGGGAAAAAGCCGGGCTGCACGGCCTGAGCGCCCGGGACCTGCTCCACGCCCTACGCATGGCCGCGGCCGGAACCACCCCGGCGACGATCCAAAGCCCCCACGAACGCCAGACCCTGCCCGTACGAGTGATCCTGCCCCGGGAGCTGCGCGTCTCCCCGGCGGATCTGGAGGCTCTGCACGTGCGCGGAGCGGATGGAAGCATGCTCCCTCTGGGCGAGCTGGGCCAATTTGTCCGGGAAATGGAAGAACAGCCCATCCTGCACAAGAATCTGCGCCGGGTGGTCTACGTCACCGCGGAAACCGCGGGTCTGCCTCCGGCCGAGGCCGTGCTGGACCTGCAAGCCAAGCTGCGCGCCTCTCCGCCGCCCCAAGGCATCGACGTGGTCTGGACCGGGGAGGGGGAATGGAAGATCACCGTGGATGTCTTCCGGGATCTGGGGCTGGCCTTTGGCGCGGCCATGGTCGGGATCTATCTGCTGCTGGTGGTCCAGACAGCGTCCCTGGCCCTGCCCCTGTTGATCATGACCGCCATCCCGCTGACCCTGATGGGCATCATGCCCGGATTCTGGCTGCTGAACCTGCTCACCGGCCGGGAGGTGGACGGTTTCGCGGACCCGGTCTTTTTCACGGCCACGGCCATGATCGGGATGATCGCCCTGGGCGGGATCGTGATCCGCAACTCCCTGGTGCTCATCGACTTCATCCGGGCCGCCGTGGAGCGGGGCCAGGACTTCAGGGATGCCGTACTCCAAAGCGGGGCCATCCGCCTCCAGCCCATCGTACTCACCGCCCTGACCACGGCCCTGGGCGTCTGGCCCATCACCCTGGACCCGGTCTTCTCCGGCCTGGCCTGGGCCCTGATCTTCGGCCTGATCGCCTCCACGGTCTTTACCCTGGTACTGATCCCCGTGGCCTACTACGTCCTGTTCCGGAACAGATCATAG
- a CDS encoding efflux RND transporter periplasmic adaptor subunit, protein MPRIFPRPLLFLPLIVLILLLSGAWLLLKDAPPEPSSPGVRSGAQSDFRNSLQGGVLPPGTETTVALRAAVPAWIEAVGEIRPRVEIAVSAQVQAEVRRVLVRPGQRIRRGETLLELDDRELQSRLAQGRHDLEALGSALKRAHQGQEKAQAGFDLAQSDFARIEALHAQGASAAQELDHARAAFLAARAESGQAGQSIQELEAQQSRLEQRIQELTVALGHTSITASEEGIIARRSVEPGDVVQPGRTLLLLHSPDSRLEVQVPERFHQMMTVGTGFTARVDALDREFPVVVDEVEPLAATDSRTFLVKLVPASPPPADAALPRTTDIPDTNPRPGMFVRLHIPMPAQPMVLVDSRAVLRIGQLELAAVVHDDSTYTLRHLRLGRVHDDQVEVLSGLDGGERLWLHPAPGS, encoded by the coding sequence ATGCCGCGCATCTTCCCCCGCCCGCTGCTTTTCCTTCCCCTCATCGTGCTGATCCTGCTGCTGAGCGGAGCATGGTTGTTGCTTAAGGACGCCCCGCCCGAACCATCCTCGCCCGGCGTCCGGAGTGGCGCCCAGAGCGACTTTCGGAACAGTCTCCAGGGCGGCGTTCTGCCCCCAGGCACGGAAACTACCGTTGCGCTACGAGCCGCCGTACCGGCCTGGATTGAGGCCGTGGGCGAGATTCGGCCCAGGGTCGAGATCGCGGTCAGCGCCCAGGTTCAGGCCGAGGTCCGGCGTGTCCTGGTCCGTCCGGGGCAACGGATCCGGCGGGGGGAAACCCTGTTGGAATTGGACGACCGGGAACTCCAGTCCCGCCTGGCCCAGGGCCGCCATGACCTGGAAGCCCTGGGCTCCGCGCTGAAGCGGGCACATCAGGGCCAGGAAAAGGCCCAGGCCGGATTCGACCTGGCCCAATCCGACTTTGCCCGGATCGAAGCCCTGCACGCCCAGGGCGCGTCCGCCGCCCAGGAACTGGACCACGCACGGGCCGCGTTTCTGGCCGCCAGAGCCGAGAGCGGCCAGGCCGGGCAAAGCATCCAGGAACTGGAAGCCCAGCAGTCGCGTCTGGAGCAGCGGATTCAGGAACTCACCGTGGCCCTGGGCCATACCAGCATCACGGCTTCCGAGGAGGGGATCATCGCCCGGCGCTCCGTTGAGCCGGGCGATGTGGTCCAGCCGGGGCGGACCCTGCTCTTGCTGCACAGTCCGGATTCGCGCCTGGAGGTCCAGGTGCCGGAACGGTTTCACCAGATGATGACCGTGGGAACGGGGTTCACGGCCCGGGTGGACGCCCTGGACCGGGAGTTCCCCGTGGTGGTGGACGAGGTCGAACCTCTGGCGGCGACGGACTCGCGGACCTTTCTGGTCAAGCTGGTCCCCGCTTCCCCGCCACCTGCCGATGCGGCCCTCCCCAGGACCACCGACATCCCGGACACGAATCCGCGGCCCGGCATGTTCGTCCGGCTGCATATCCCCATGCCCGCGCAACCAATGGTCCTCGTGGATTCCCGGGCCGTGCTCCGCATCGGGCAACTGGAGCTGGCCGCCGTGGTCCATGACGATTCCACCTACACCTTGCGCCACCTGCGCCTGGGCCGCGTCCATGACGACCAGGTCGAGGTTCTCTCCGGCCTGGACGGTGGCGAACGGCTCTGGCTGCATCCCGCTCCCGGATCATGA